The genomic interval ATCGGACTTCACATGACGCgagccgagtgaaatcaaaatttgCAAGATTCCAAGAAAAGTCGAATACGACGTTCCAGATCAAAATCAGTACTTATacctttttaatatatacattaccTTTTGCgtcacttaaaatatttatgcgaaaaggtACAGAAACTagttcagtagcaaaaagtttatacattttacccggtttaatggcactgggtaaacgccaaatacatagaacataaactcacaaacaagaaaaaacgCATGTTCTCATAATAGATATAATGTAAAAGACGCATTGTTTATGACGCCGGTTTAACATCGCGTGATACGTTTATAATTTGACGTCATGCAAGTAAACAGGCATTTTCCGTATTTTGCGATCTGCATTGCGTGttgatttatgatgggtatatgtttaagtttaatattgaataaacgGTTGGCTGAAGCACTCGTGTGCAGTTACTCTATTATCAAAGGCACGgttattgataatttttttaGTATGAATCTCacgaaatatgtttttaatttttaataatattttattgcatgaatgtaaatacaatatgaatatgtatttcGGCACACTAATATCAcatcaaatataataaacatttacatttatcatGACATTGACCTGGATGTTTTAAATGGCGCATCCCAAAACTGTGGGGAGGACGTGTTGTGTTTATCAATATAACAGTACAAACTACAGAGACACCTCAAGTCATAATGAAGCAAGTTTTACAATCTTACAGAGGGCGATCACGGCGACATTGAAGGATTGTCTTAATCTAAACTTCTAAAtgaacaaatactcaattgcagaaaATACAGCTAATTGTTAATCGCAATGAATACTTTTTTGCTAATGAAAATATAAGGATTAATCGCATTCTTTTCATGCGTTTATGCTggatgaacgcagtagggcatgCGAGCAAATTCAATGAAGCATGCTAGCCATTCTTGGTCATTGGCTCGTAGTAGGGCATGCGCAAACGCAAGAAAAAAATGCGCTTAATACTTAAAATGCACTTTTCGGATCAGATATAGTTTCCATCGTACCTTTGGCAGATGAATTCACATTCTCTGAAGTAagaataatagtaaaaaaacagTTAAGGTTCCGAAACCTATTGTTTTCCTTGCGGCAGGTACGCAGCATTCTTGACAGCTTTGTGTCATGGATTTGCTTGATACTATTAACATATACACGCTGGaaacaataatatcaaatatatctaAAGCATTAAATAGTTTCCTACTGCTGCTTCTAggtactatatatatatatgctttaaatAGGAAGACATCCCCATCAGACGAAAACGTGAACTAAGTAATTAAACCTCCACCTAACTGCTTACTTTATCTGTTTAtttgatatgaataaaatatctttCCCTGACAGTTTTAAAGATCTCTTCAAGATGATTCCGTTAACATGaaaatttgccattttaattgaataagCAATCGTTTCTTCAGAATCTAACTTGTTCAAACGTTAACCAATTAATCCATGCACATTTAGTAAACAAATCAATCCCACATTCCTGCTATTTTTAGACACAACGTCTTGTTTCACATTCCCCAGCACTAGTTGTTCATGGGATCCCACGTTCTTGATGAGTGGTTTCTTATTCCCCGCTTTGGTATTTTAAGATATCTGAGAAACATGTATCTCTGCTTCTCCAACCTGCTTATCTGAAACATGTGTACAAGGCTGTTTCTGCTTTATACTGGAATTTGGAATGTGTTTATTGTGAAAGTGTCTTCGTAAATTGAATAACTGAGGTATTTATGTTTTCATCGGTATGAATAGTGTTTATGGTCACTGTGTCTGGAAAACATCGTTCAAATTGACATAGTTTTTGATGAACTCATGCCTGCCGTAGATTGCCCGATCCCAGGTTGCGTCTACCAGACTCCTGACATGGAAGCAACTATCGTGGCTGCCCTCCTAACAGCTCACAGCGCTATCCACATATCACCGACCACTGCTGCGGTGGTTGAAAAGGTTAATGACGTACTATTTTGTAGTGCGGAATAGTCTTACCATGACACAAGATAATTAGACTATGTTGATGCAAGAAAGATTGGAGAACGTAATGGTGTTGTTGAACTCCCTCAATGCTGCGAGGAAGGATTTAGAAAGAATCTTAATTACGCACAGCCttatcattaaatataattatgaagtgCTGTCTGCAATTAAGAAATTACTTGTTAGTGAGGAAACATAGTAGTGTAAATAGCAATTCTGTATTAAATGCAACAGGGCAGAGATGAGCCCGTGTATAGTTTAGGTACACGTCCACGTGGATAAACGTGACCATTGCGAGTGTGTTATGTATTGCTCGATTTTTAGATAATTGTTGAAAgacttttatttcataacagaTTCATGTTTAGTGTAGTTTGAAAAACTCTTTGACTAATATACACATTTGGCCCTGACAACGTCATTTGGTAATTCCAAAgttgtaataattttttttaatatcgaTGGTATGCTATGAATTAGAAAGATGAACTAAGACGTTATATATAGTATTACCGTACAGTCCTATTTTCGGATCCTCTAGTAAAGTCAAAGGATACAGGTACTTCAGGCCATCGACACAGTTTGTTTGCGGCGGCCGGAATCGATTTTGTGATTATGACTAtgattacataattataattttttaaaatattttgtttctaatGATTTACAGCTGAGGGATAACTTAAAGCAAATTTAAAGAGCAACATGCTCAACTAATTGCCTTCTCACGGGATAATCAAATTTGgaaatttaatgaatatatatatatgcgatTTTGGTATATTGGAGATAGTCTCAGTATTTGTACTTTCCGGTACACGGCTGacaaggcaatattttgtttcaggctGATGCAGTACCCGATGACTACCCCATGGAAATTGATCCTCCAGAGTATTCCAGCGTCTCTACAAGTTATCACAAACCTATAGACCCTACAGGTAAATGCATACTTCCAAGCCTTAGTTGACTAGAAGGAAATGGGATGGAGTAATCATCATATTCATGGAGATTTTCACTAAGCGAGCTTTGCTCATTTTGGCGaagattttcttattttatgGGAATTTTGAGAGGGGAAGGACtcattgtttatatgttttgttttggctCTTTGCAAGATGTTGCGTTTGTCCTGTTAAGTTGGGGACAAgagtgtatatatattatttctagAACAACtggtatttctttatatattgtgtgtattcatataaacatataatacgTGTCTGACATAGACCCTCCGCCATCCTATGATGAGCTTTACAGGGATAGGCCAGTAGCTCACAGGGTTTCTGAGTCTACGATCTCTACCGCCGAGAACCCAGACCAAGACCCTGTCACTGTCAATCCAGACTCAGAACGAGACCAAGATTTAGACAGAATAACTGCTGCTTATCCCGTCCAAAGTGGTGTTGATGGTCATTACTGTCGGTGCAACGACATTAAAGGTACGTTTTCTAGAAAGAAAAGTTGCATTATCTTCTCGATTTAATTAAAAGTCCAAACGGTCAATGCATACAATATGTCACGAGTCGTCGTTTTCTTCATTCATTTTCGACATTAGTTGAATTAAATTGTGCTCTAAACAATGACGTCTAACCGGTTTATGTTATCGCTTGCTCTTTCCGGTCAATCAATTAAAATACCTATTTTTGTCGCCCTATGCTGGTGAAGAGCCGAAACCAAAAAGCAATTACATTAACCCGCGGTACGTGCgttgaataaatatagaaatctgaataatttaaaacacatcCGATTGTGTTCAATTCCgcttgaaagaaaaaataattctgtGATCAAATTCAGTAAGAATCACACTATAAAAGGTTAAATCGTAATgaaatttgctttattttaaatcGTACTGTCGTACTTGGTTGGTGATGTTATCAATTATTAACATCACCTACTTTTAAGTACATAGATACCGAACGgcttttcaaaagaaaaataatcagAAAATATCACGTTTACCTATTTTGATTAAGGTGGTAGTTAAACGAATGTATCTCATTcaatttttatcatatatacaGAATaagaaaccttttttatttttggaaattatCTAATAAAGCTCCTTTTTCAATTAGATTATTTATACggaatgatatattttctgaccaatatAAATCAAGGAAAGTTAGTATGATATGTAACAGATCGTTATGAATTTGTTAATTCGGAAACAAGGTGTAGCATGTGACAAATTTATTGCATCATATAAAATGGAATTTATTTCctgaaatgattttttgttattaGTACGCTAATGTCTGCTTAGATACATATCTTCTAAATTTACAGTTTTTTAACATTGATCTCTACTATAAACTTAccaattttgcaaacaaatacgTAGAGGATAATTTGCATTACGTATTCGTGTCTGTATAAaccgtgataaataacgtcatatatgttacgtcggaaggcaacattgtGTCTAAATGAAGACTTtacacaaaaataacttttcttttacaacaccgtattaaatgaaacaaagggcagtctgcCGCTGAAAGAGCCCCGCctttagtttcatcaaacaattcgacaaatctgtttccaaaatatttgttgacattgctccgtcagacggccgttttgtgaaaaggtttgtggaagtgttttaagaaattaaaatctcaatcaaactcttgtTAGAGACAGAAGGATGAGCTCCGtcagcggcgtagactgcgctatgttacatttaaagtggtgaaaaaaatgtaatctttctttaaagtcttcattcgaagcaaaatgttgccctcCGACGTTGCATTtctgacgcaatttatcacgtggtatacacacactggaatACTATACTCTATTGTGTGGTTTTCATTCTATATTTTTCCTTTTAAGTCACTgtgttcaatttttttattgtttgttctatatacatttCAGCGTGTTGGCAGAAATTCCCATTTCTCTGTGTAATCTGTGGGATCATGGTGCCGTTTGCTGGTATAGTTTTGACAATAGTGTATATTGGTTACCTTTTTTGAGTATCACATCATATTTAACTGAGGAGTGGCAATAGTGTATATAAGTTACCGTTTGTGAGTATCACATCATATTTAACTGAGGAGTGGCAATAGTGTATATTGGTTACCTTTTGTGGGTATCACATCATATTTAACTGAGGAGTGGCAATAGTGTATATTGGTTACCTTTTGTGGGTATCACATCATATTTAACTGAGGAGTGGCAATAGTGTATATTGGTTACTTTTTGTGGGTATCACATCATATTTGACTGAGGAGTGGCAATAGTGTATATTGGTTACCTTTTGTGGGTATCACATCCTATTTAACTGAGGAGTGGCAATAGTGTATATTGGTTACCTTTTGTGGGTATCACATCATATTTAACTGAGGAGTGGCAATAGTGTATATTGGTTACCTTTTGTGGGTATCACATCCTATTTAACTGAGGAGTGGCAATAGTGTATATTGGTTACCTTTTGTGGGTATCACATCATATTTAACTGAGGAGTGGCAATAGTGTATATTGGTTACCTTTTTTGAGTATCACATCCTATTTAACTGAGGAGTGGCAATAGTTTATATTGGTTACCTTTTCTGAGTATCACATCATATTTAACTGAGGAGTGGCAATAGTGTATATTGGTTACCTTTTTTTTGAGTATCACATCCTATTTAACTGAGGAGTGGCAATAGTGTATATTGGTTACCTTTTGTGGGTATCACATCATATTTAACTGAGGAGTGGCAATAGTGTATATTGGCTACCTTTTGTGAGTATCACATCATCTGTAACTGCGTAGTGGCAATTGTTTATATTGGTTACCTTTTGTGGGCATCACATCAAATTTAACTGAGTAGTGGCAATAGTGTATATTGGTTAACTTTTGTGAGTATCACATCATATTTAACTATGGAGAAGTCCATTAatgttgtgttatatatttccatgttttgtaaacaaattaaaactgtatTATATGTCTCAAAATAGCCCCGGTCGTTATACTTGTTACTTGAAACTGTTTAACATTCTCCATTGACAGTAATTAACAgaatattatgttataataaaatatcactGTGGTGTTATAGGGACAACTAAAGCCTTTGAATATGACAAtagacaaatataaaaaagaatgagATTAATAGGAATCTCATGTATTCCCAAACAAGAGTTGTTTTACAGTTTACCTACGGTCGGGAACAGAGGAAGGAACATGTATATTATGGCGACCTTACATGTGTTTTGTAAATACCTGTGCGTCTCGAAGAGaactgataaaactttaaaacatgaatatttcttgtttatcattttaaaccAAGATTTGCCCGGAGCATTTctccaaaataatataaaataattagtGTAAACAACGGACATTTATAGGTGGCAATGTGGAACTGTACAGCGTAGTCGTATGCCCTAAGTTGCCAAGTAATCTTTtgtaaacactttattttaagtTCGACATACTGTCCAGAGCATATTTCAGAAACTGATAAAAAGACTTAGATGAAGTCTGAAACATTTACAGCTGACAGTGTGAACTTGTACACAGCActtgttatgtttttgaattttattttttcagatatacatgtagatcatGCATATATCGATAATGTATACATAAGTCATGTAACGGAATAAATATTGAGAAAGTATTtgaattttctgttttattgtgtGTTAGTAGAGAAATGGGTGACAAAATTTAGCTGGTAGGAGTGCAAGTTAAAAATATAGCAATGTGAATGTAATTGATATTCTTGATTTGGTAATTGCGTCGaatcaaattatataataaaaaatagaataaaacaatacttttctTCAGAAATACAGAATTTTGCGTATTATATACTAGACAAGTGTATGTAATCGTTTTTCGgccattgttgtttttttcttctgtttgaagtgttttctaaaatatttttttcaaaaataggagTGTTTCTTTTACACTttaaatttaagataataagagttttgcaacattttaatataacaatatctTTTTCTTAACTGTCTCTAGTTTGAAAGGTATATAATGTGACGTTGCTTACTTTGTGTTCGTCCAAAGCCAGTGCGGAAAACAACAGCAGTATAAGTGTGTTGAGCGTTTAAAAATTCCGCATTCTGAGAAGAAGTGccattattgaaatgaaattgtgaTGAAAAAGATTGCTTATGTTCTGGTCTTTGTGTTTCCAATTACCTCATTTGTTCGCACAATTCTACGACTGTAATTGTGATTAACATGACAATTAAAACAGTTTCGTTTCATTGCAAAAATGTCAGATATTAATtccattaaaacaaacttttagtTGAA from Mya arenaria isolate MELC-2E11 chromosome 7, ASM2691426v1 carries:
- the LOC128240217 gene encoding uncharacterized protein LOC128240217, whose translation is MPAVDCPIPGCVYQTPDMEATIVAALLTAHSAIHISPTTAAVVEKADAVPDDYPMEIDPPEYSSVSTSYHKPIDPTDPPPSYDELYRDRPVAHRVSESTISTAENPDQDPVTVNPDSERDQDLDRITAAYPVQSGVDGHYCRCNDIKACWQKFPFLCVICGIMVPFAGTTKAFEYDNRQI